A window of Amycolatopsis australiensis contains these coding sequences:
- a CDS encoding acetyl-CoA carboxylase biotin carboxylase subunit → MFDSVLVANRGEIAVRVIRTLRDLGIRAVAVYSDADADARHVREAHTAVRIGPAEAAKSYLSIPAIVDAAVSSGAQAVHPGYGFLAENAEFARACEAAGLVFIGPPPSAIDAMGDKIRAKATVSKAGVPVVPGASDADIPDGGFAAAAAKVGYPLLLKPSAGGGGKGMRLVHAEAELDAAIESARREAKGSFGDDTLLMERFVTTPRHIEIQVLADRHGNVLHLGERECSLQRRHQKIIEEAPSVLLDPATREKMGSAAAEAARSVGYVGAGTVEFIMSAHDPDEFFFMEMNTRLQVEHPVTELVTGLDLVEWQVRVAAGEELTLTQQDVSLRGHAVEARVYAEDPARGFIPTGGTVLAVHEPSGDGVRVDSWMTPGAVVGSNYDPMLAKVIAWGPDRAAALHRLDRALADTALLGLGTNTAFLRALLADEDVRAGRLDTELVDRRLSELVSSDVPAEFFVAAALDRFLELQPSGSIVDPWDVPDGWRMGGSGGVTFRLKSGTARAVVRVQGTPSAATVFVDDAEPVEVSARRDGDVLEIRHAGGFHRYRQACGPDRTVWLARDGLSFPFGEQEFVLSSRGEAAGAGPVTSPMPGTVLVVKVAAGDVVRAGTPLLVVEAMKMEHTVTAPIDGVVSELPVRAGQQVALDETLAVVTPPEEQP, encoded by the coding sequence ATGTTCGACTCAGTGCTGGTGGCGAACCGGGGCGAGATCGCGGTGCGGGTCATCCGCACGCTGCGGGACCTCGGGATCCGCGCCGTGGCGGTGTACAGCGACGCGGACGCGGACGCGCGGCACGTCCGCGAGGCGCACACGGCGGTCCGCATCGGGCCGGCGGAGGCCGCCAAGAGCTACCTGTCCATTCCGGCGATCGTGGACGCGGCCGTGTCGTCGGGCGCGCAGGCCGTGCATCCGGGCTACGGCTTCCTGGCCGAGAACGCCGAGTTCGCGCGGGCCTGCGAGGCCGCCGGGCTCGTGTTCATCGGCCCGCCGCCGTCGGCGATCGACGCCATGGGCGACAAGATCCGCGCCAAGGCGACCGTGTCGAAGGCCGGTGTGCCGGTCGTGCCCGGAGCGTCGGACGCGGACATCCCGGACGGCGGCTTCGCGGCGGCCGCCGCCAAGGTCGGCTACCCGCTGCTGCTCAAGCCGTCCGCCGGCGGCGGCGGCAAGGGCATGCGGCTGGTGCACGCCGAGGCCGAGCTGGACGCGGCGATCGAGTCGGCGCGGCGTGAGGCCAAGGGATCGTTCGGCGACGACACGCTCCTGATGGAACGGTTCGTCACGACGCCGCGGCACATCGAGATCCAGGTGCTGGCCGACCGGCACGGGAACGTCCTGCACCTCGGCGAGCGCGAGTGCAGCCTGCAGCGGCGGCACCAGAAGATCATCGAGGAAGCGCCGTCGGTGCTGCTGGACCCCGCGACCCGCGAAAAGATGGGCTCGGCGGCGGCCGAAGCCGCGCGCTCGGTGGGTTACGTCGGCGCCGGGACGGTCGAGTTCATCATGTCGGCGCACGACCCGGACGAGTTCTTCTTCATGGAGATGAACACCCGGCTGCAGGTCGAGCACCCGGTCACCGAGCTGGTCACCGGCCTCGACCTGGTCGAGTGGCAGGTCCGGGTCGCCGCCGGCGAAGAGCTGACCCTCACCCAGCAGGACGTCTCGCTGCGCGGGCACGCCGTCGAGGCGCGCGTGTACGCCGAGGACCCGGCACGCGGGTTCATCCCGACCGGCGGGACGGTGCTGGCCGTGCACGAGCCGTCCGGCGACGGCGTCCGCGTCGACTCGTGGATGACACCGGGCGCGGTGGTCGGCTCGAACTACGACCCGATGCTGGCCAAGGTCATCGCCTGGGGCCCGGACCGCGCGGCGGCGCTGCACCGGCTCGACCGGGCGCTGGCCGACACGGCGCTGCTGGGTCTCGGCACGAACACCGCGTTCCTGCGGGCGCTGCTGGCCGACGAGGACGTCCGCGCCGGCCGGCTCGACACGGAGCTGGTCGACCGGCGGCTGTCCGAGCTGGTCTCTTCCGACGTGCCGGCCGAGTTCTTCGTCGCGGCCGCGCTGGACCGGTTCCTCGAGCTGCAGCCGTCGGGGTCCATTGTGGACCCATGGGACGTGCCGGACGGCTGGCGCATGGGCGGCTCCGGCGGCGTGACGTTCCGGCTGAAGTCCGGCACCGCGCGCGCGGTGGTCCGGGTGCAGGGCACGCCGTCGGCCGCGACGGTGTTCGTGGACGACGCCGAGCCGGTCGAGGTGTCGGCCCGCCGTGACGGTGACGTCCTGGAAATCCGGCACGCCGGCGGCTTCCACCGGTACCGCCAGGCGTGCGGTCCCGATCGGACGGTCTGGCTGGCCCGCGACGGGCTGAGCTTCCCGTTCGGGGAGCAGGAGTTCGTGCTGTCATCACGCGGCGAGGCCGCCGGTGCCGGGCCGGTCACCAGCCCGATGCCGGGCACCGTGCTCGTGGTCAAGGTCGCCGCGGGCGACGTCGTGCGCGCCGGGACGCCGTTGCTGGTCGTGGAAGCGATGAAGATGGAGCACACCGTCACCGCGCCGATCGACGGCGTGGTCAGCGAACTGCCCGTCCGGGCCGGCCAGCAGGTCGCGCTGGACGAAACCCTTGCCGTTGTCACGCCCCCCGAGGAGCAGCCGTGA
- a CDS encoding acyl-CoA dehydrogenase family protein: MIDFRLDEEYESLRKTVEDFAHAEVAPVIGELYEKEEFPYAIVAKMGEMGLFGLPFPEKFGGMGGDYFALCLALEELARVDSSVAITLEAGVSLGAMPIYRFGTQEQQEEWLPPLCAGTALGGFGLTEPGGGSDAGATRTRATLDGDSWVINGSKAFITNSGTDITRLVTVTAVTDVMENGRKEISAIIVPSGTPGFEVAPKYSKVGWNCSDTHELSFSDVRVPAENLVGQRGRGYAQFLSILDEGRVAIAALSVGLAQGCVDECLKYVKDRVAFGKRIGEYQAIQFKIADMEVRTHTARLAYYQAAAKMLRGEPFKKEASIAKLVASNAAMDNARDATQIFGGYGFMNEFPVSRFYRDAKILEIGEGTSEVQKMLISRHLGVA; the protein is encoded by the coding sequence GTGATCGACTTCCGCCTGGACGAGGAGTACGAGTCCCTCCGCAAGACCGTCGAGGACTTCGCGCACGCCGAGGTCGCGCCCGTGATCGGCGAGCTGTACGAGAAGGAGGAGTTCCCGTACGCCATCGTCGCGAAGATGGGCGAGATGGGCCTGTTCGGGCTGCCGTTCCCCGAGAAGTTCGGCGGCATGGGCGGCGACTACTTCGCGCTGTGCCTGGCGCTGGAGGAGCTGGCCCGCGTCGATTCGTCGGTGGCGATCACGCTCGAGGCCGGCGTTTCGCTCGGCGCGATGCCGATTTACCGCTTCGGGACGCAGGAGCAGCAGGAGGAATGGCTCCCGCCGCTCTGCGCGGGCACCGCGCTGGGCGGCTTCGGCCTGACCGAGCCGGGCGGCGGCTCGGACGCGGGCGCGACGCGCACCCGGGCCACTTTGGACGGTGACTCCTGGGTCATCAACGGCAGCAAGGCGTTCATCACGAACTCGGGCACGGACATCACGCGCCTGGTCACGGTGACGGCCGTGACGGACGTGATGGAGAACGGCCGCAAGGAGATCTCGGCGATCATCGTCCCGTCCGGCACGCCGGGCTTCGAAGTGGCGCCGAAGTACTCGAAGGTCGGCTGGAACTGCTCGGACACCCACGAACTGTCCTTTTCGGACGTCCGCGTCCCGGCCGAGAACCTGGTCGGGCAGCGCGGCCGCGGCTACGCCCAGTTCCTGTCCATTTTGGACGAGGGCAGGGTCGCGATCGCCGCGCTGTCGGTGGGCCTGGCGCAGGGCTGCGTCGACGAGTGCCTCAAGTACGTGAAGGACCGCGTCGCGTTCGGCAAGCGGATCGGCGAGTACCAGGCGATCCAGTTCAAGATCGCGGACATGGAGGTCCGCACGCACACCGCGCGCCTGGCGTACTACCAGGCGGCGGCGAAGATGCTGCGCGGAGAGCCGTTCAAGAAGGAGGCGTCGATCGCGAAGCTGGTGGCCTCGAACGCGGCGATGGACAACGCCCGCGACGCGACCCAGATCTTCGGCGGCTACGGGTTCATGAACGAGTTCCCGGTGAGCCGCTTCTACCGCGACGCGAAGATCCTGGAGATCGGCGAGGGCACCAGCGAGGTGCAGAAGATGCTGATCTCGCGGCACCTGGGCGTGGCCTGA
- a CDS encoding WXG100 family type VII secretion target — protein sequence MTETFNPTAAPDFGAGVVITDSNKFSGAGFLDSYTFLIKSCQDIQKADDADKAALGVAIGLGAVATVVDTVKFALNPLGSLISAGLGWLIEHISFLREPLDMLMGDPDQIQLLSQEVHTIAESIRKIADDQTASLTGEISHWEGDGAKAFNDRMKELAADLESKAHGTDIVGYLIQTNMAIIAAVRSLFRDLITTVLGDIISTMLIALATAAITFGTSIVAGVTWCVTQATMTATSLASKLAAVLAQAVRSAGRIGDITKMLKTRPEASGAAGAGRGADDVAPPPPRVEGPPPREGTPPPREDDAGTPPPREDDAGTPPPREDDAGTPPPREDDDASSYHTANEDTPPPSPARDDDDASFHTANENPPREDAGTPPPREDDDASSYHTANENPPSTSPWTKKHEDWLKQHQPDAYALYKRNETWLKEHDPKAFNLLKNWVADSDSAKELWAWPVKGSQEIIKQMLDIQKTAETGWAAANE from the coding sequence GTGACCGAGACGTTCAACCCGACGGCGGCGCCCGACTTCGGCGCCGGCGTGGTGATCACCGACTCGAACAAGTTCTCCGGCGCGGGGTTCCTGGACTCGTACACGTTCCTGATCAAGAGCTGCCAGGACATCCAGAAGGCCGACGACGCCGACAAGGCCGCGCTGGGCGTGGCGATCGGGCTCGGCGCGGTCGCGACCGTGGTCGACACGGTGAAGTTCGCGCTGAACCCGCTCGGCAGCCTCATCTCGGCGGGACTCGGCTGGCTGATCGAGCACATCAGCTTCCTGCGCGAGCCGCTCGACATGCTGATGGGCGACCCGGACCAGATCCAGCTGCTCAGCCAGGAAGTGCACACGATCGCCGAGTCGATCCGCAAGATCGCCGACGACCAGACGGCGTCGCTGACCGGCGAGATCTCGCACTGGGAAGGCGACGGCGCGAAGGCGTTCAACGACCGCATGAAGGAACTGGCGGCCGACCTGGAGAGCAAGGCGCACGGCACCGACATCGTCGGCTACCTCATCCAGACGAACATGGCGATCATCGCCGCGGTGCGCAGCCTGTTCCGCGACCTGATCACGACGGTGCTCGGCGACATCATCTCGACGATGCTGATCGCGCTGGCGACGGCGGCGATCACGTTCGGCACGTCGATCGTCGCCGGCGTCACGTGGTGCGTCACGCAGGCGACGATGACGGCGACTTCGCTGGCCTCGAAGCTGGCCGCGGTGCTCGCGCAGGCGGTCCGGTCGGCAGGCCGGATCGGCGACATCACGAAGATGCTGAAGACCCGCCCGGAAGCGAGCGGGGCCGCCGGCGCCGGTCGCGGCGCCGACGACGTCGCGCCACCGCCGCCACGGGTCGAGGGACCGCCACCGCGCGAAGGCACTCCGCCACCCCGCGAAGACGACGCGGGCACCCCACCACCCCGCGAAGACGACGCGGGCACCCCACCACCCCGCGAAGACGACGCGGGCACCCCACCACCGCGCGAAGACGATGACGCGTCGAGCTACCACACGGCCAACGAAGACACCCCGCCGCCGAGCCCGGCGCGGGACGACGACGACGCCAGCTTCCACACCGCGAACGAGAACCCGCCCCGCGAGGACGCGGGCACCCCACCGCCGCGCGAGGACGACGACGCGTCGAGCTACCACACGGCGAACGAGAACCCGCCGTCCACCTCGCCGTGGACCAAGAAGCACGAGGACTGGCTCAAGCAGCACCAGCCCGACGCCTACGCCTTGTACAAGCGGAACGAGACGTGGCTGAAGGAGCACGACCCCAAGGCCTTCAACCTCCTGAAGAACTGGGTCGCCGACTCCGACAGCGCCAAGGAGCTGTGGGCCTGGCCGGTCAAGGGCAGCCAGGAGATCATCAAGCAGATGCTCGACATCCAGAAGACCGCCGAGACCGGCTGGGCGGCCGCGAACGAGTAG
- a CDS encoding type VII secretion target: MSGGYSVTPEVLNTYASGLDDRANRVTAAADKVQSVNGADINAFGVLVGQALGVPTRIALAVLHDQIKSAAKAMTDQAANVRTAAQKYSATEADHAAVFAK, from the coding sequence GTGAGCGGCGGCTACAGCGTCACCCCGGAGGTGCTGAACACGTACGCGAGCGGCCTCGACGACCGCGCGAACCGCGTCACGGCGGCCGCGGACAAGGTCCAGTCCGTGAACGGCGCCGACATCAACGCGTTCGGCGTGCTGGTCGGCCAGGCGCTCGGCGTGCCGACGCGGATCGCGCTGGCCGTGCTGCACGACCAGATCAAGTCGGCGGCGAAGGCGATGACCGACCAGGCGGCGAACGTCCGGACCGCGGCGCAGAAGTACAGCGCCACCGAGGCCGACCACGCGGCGGTGTTCGCGAAGTGA
- a CDS encoding YbaB/EbfC family nucleoid-associated protein yields the protein MDEQDWLAGFQRRVDEMRAKSQVLQEKITHAEGTAEAAQGLVAVTVAPNGALKNLRIDDRALRLPGGGRQLTALLMEAYGKAQRQVSKDVAAALEPIAGGTEMMRVVERFLPVPDEPPPPPPPPPAAPPRPPQGRPAPPPSPPAPPRRRPDDDGEELNPW from the coding sequence GTGGACGAACAGGACTGGCTCGCCGGCTTCCAGCGGCGGGTCGACGAGATGCGCGCCAAGTCGCAGGTGCTGCAGGAGAAGATCACCCACGCCGAAGGCACCGCGGAGGCCGCGCAGGGCCTGGTGGCGGTGACCGTGGCACCGAACGGGGCGCTGAAGAACCTCCGCATCGACGACCGCGCGCTGCGGCTGCCCGGCGGCGGGCGGCAGCTCACCGCGTTGCTGATGGAGGCCTACGGCAAGGCACAGCGGCAGGTGTCGAAGGACGTCGCGGCCGCGCTGGAGCCGATCGCCGGCGGCACGGAGATGATGCGGGTCGTCGAGCGGTTCCTGCCGGTGCCGGACGAGCCCCCGCCTCCGCCGCCACCACCGCCCGCGGCGCCCCCGCGGCCACCACAGGGGCGTCCGGCACCCCCACCATCTCCGCCCGCGCCACCGCGGCGGCGTCCGGACGACGACGGCGAGGAGTTGAACCCCTGGTGA
- a CDS encoding GNAT family N-acetyltransferase, producing MDNIVIRSGDSGDVDTLLGFFDEAVGWLVARGSSKQWGTEPWSRVPKRVERVKGMAADPGLRVAVVGGEPAGALIVSEEHDPHVPPVDERELYIRLLITSRRFAGRRVGGRLIEYALDEARRRGISLVRVDCWAGGDGDLQRYYESHGFEPTVRFTVGDWVGQVLEQRVG from the coding sequence ATGGACAACATCGTCATCCGATCGGGTGATTCTGGGGATGTGGACACGCTGCTGGGCTTCTTCGACGAGGCCGTCGGCTGGCTCGTCGCCCGCGGCAGCTCGAAGCAGTGGGGGACCGAGCCGTGGAGCCGCGTGCCGAAGCGCGTCGAACGGGTCAAGGGCATGGCCGCGGACCCCGGGCTGCGCGTCGCGGTGGTCGGCGGCGAGCCGGCCGGCGCGCTGATCGTCTCCGAGGAGCACGACCCGCACGTGCCGCCGGTCGACGAGCGTGAGCTGTACATCCGGCTGCTGATCACGTCGCGGCGGTTCGCCGGGCGGCGCGTCGGCGGGCGGCTGATCGAGTACGCGCTCGACGAGGCGCGCCGGCGCGGCATCTCCCTCGTGCGCGTCGACTGCTGGGCCGGCGGCGACGGCGACCTGCAGCGGTACTACGAGAGCCATGGCTTCGAGCCGACCGTCCGGTTCACCGTCGGCGACTGGGTCGGGCAGGTCCTCGAGCAACGCGTGGGGTAG
- a CDS encoding SDR family oxidoreductase — protein MAEELAGKVVVITGGGQGIGAATASALSRLGARVVIGDLDQVRAEKTAAGLGAEALPLDVTDIRAFTAFLDEVERRHGRIDVLVNNAGIMPLGELERESDATTRRQLEINLHAVIHGTREAIKRMRPRRSGHIVNVASFAGKAGFPGAATYCATKHAVVGLSEAVHLELHGSGVHVSCVMPAIVRTELASGLGEAKLFKSSRPEDVADAIVSTLRKPRFDVYVPRSVGTMGKLTRLLPRRAGEALSRALKADRLLASAAHSPARAEYEARAAESAPGAVPE, from the coding sequence ATGGCCGAGGAGCTCGCGGGCAAGGTCGTCGTCATCACCGGCGGCGGGCAGGGGATCGGCGCGGCGACCGCGTCGGCACTGTCCCGCCTGGGCGCGCGGGTGGTGATCGGCGACCTCGACCAGGTCCGGGCCGAGAAGACCGCCGCCGGGCTGGGCGCCGAGGCGCTGCCGCTGGACGTCACCGACATCCGCGCGTTCACGGCGTTCCTCGACGAGGTCGAGCGCCGCCACGGCCGCATCGACGTCCTCGTCAACAACGCGGGGATCATGCCGCTCGGCGAGCTGGAGCGGGAGAGCGACGCGACGACGCGGCGGCAGCTGGAGATCAACCTGCACGCGGTCATCCACGGCACCCGCGAAGCGATCAAGCGGATGCGGCCGCGCCGGTCCGGGCACATCGTCAACGTCGCGTCGTTCGCCGGCAAGGCGGGCTTCCCGGGCGCGGCGACCTACTGCGCCACCAAGCACGCCGTCGTCGGGCTGTCCGAAGCGGTGCACCTGGAGCTGCACGGGTCCGGTGTGCACGTTTCGTGCGTGATGCCCGCCATCGTCCGGACGGAGCTGGCGAGCGGGCTCGGCGAGGCGAAGCTGTTCAAGTCCTCGCGCCCGGAAGATGTGGCCGACGCCATCGTATCCACGCTGCGCAAGCCTCGTTTCGACGTCTACGTCCCGCGTTCGGTGGGAACTATGGGCAAGCTCACCCGGCTGCTGCCGCGACGGGCGGGCGAAGCGCTCTCCCGCGCGTTGAAAGCGGACCGGCTTTTGGCTTCAGCGGCCCATTCCCCGGCTCGCGCGGAGTACGAGGCGCGGGCCGCCGAGAGCGCTCCCGGAGCCGTCCCGGAGTAA
- a CDS encoding alpha/beta fold hydrolase, whose amino-acid sequence MVSPPARLAAAASNVVGKVLHGGVADLRPMPRVLIDQGPNRSLYRMTHSSRPVSGPPILLVPPLAAPAICFDLRRGCSLIEHLVDAGRNAYLVDYGMVAFSDRRLGIEHWIDEVLPRAIRKVSADAGGQPVHLVSWSLGGIFSLLVNADQPELPIASITAIGSPVDFTAIPIVAPFRPLVDLTRGHLLTPIYRAFGGAPSYLVSRVFRATGISKEITKPIAILSHLDDRDYLAQIEAVDHFMSNMYAYPGRTFGQLYHRLFRTNDLAEGKVDLNGRIISLSAVRVPTLVVAGENDTIAPRPSVERVVELLDKAPEVRFKTAPGGHLGVLTGRKARDTTWRYLDEFLDDQIS is encoded by the coding sequence ATGGTTTCACCGCCCGCACGGCTGGCCGCCGCGGCGTCGAACGTGGTCGGCAAGGTGCTGCACGGCGGAGTCGCCGACCTGCGCCCGATGCCGCGGGTGCTGATCGACCAGGGACCCAACCGCTCGCTGTACCGGATGACGCACAGCAGCCGCCCGGTGTCCGGGCCGCCGATCCTGCTGGTGCCGCCGCTGGCCGCGCCGGCGATCTGCTTCGACCTGCGGCGCGGCTGCAGCCTCATCGAGCACCTGGTGGACGCCGGGCGCAACGCCTACCTCGTCGACTACGGCATGGTCGCGTTCTCCGACCGGCGTCTGGGCATCGAGCACTGGATCGACGAGGTGCTGCCGCGGGCGATCCGCAAGGTGAGCGCCGACGCCGGCGGGCAGCCGGTGCACCTGGTGTCGTGGTCGCTGGGCGGGATCTTCTCGCTGCTGGTGAACGCCGACCAGCCGGAGCTGCCGATCGCGTCGATCACGGCGATCGGCTCGCCGGTGGACTTCACGGCGATCCCGATCGTGGCGCCGTTCCGCCCGCTGGTCGACCTGACGCGCGGCCACCTGCTGACCCCGATCTACCGCGCGTTCGGCGGCGCACCGTCCTATTTGGTCAGCCGCGTCTTCCGCGCGACGGGCATCAGCAAGGAGATCACGAAGCCGATCGCGATCCTGTCACACCTCGATGATCGCGACTACCTGGCGCAGATCGAGGCGGTCGACCACTTCATGAGCAACATGTACGCCTACCCGGGCCGCACGTTCGGCCAGCTGTACCACCGCCTGTTCCGCACGAACGACCTGGCGGAGGGCAAGGTGGACCTGAACGGCCGGATCATCTCGCTGTCGGCGGTCCGCGTCCCGACCCTGGTGGTGGCGGGCGAGAACGACACGATCGCCCCGAGGCCGTCGGTGGAGCGCGTGGTGGAGCTGCTGGACAAGGCCCCGGAGGTCCGCTTCAAGACGGCACCGGGCGGCCACCTGGGCGTCCTGACGGGCCGCAAGGCCCGCGACACGACATGGCGCTACCTGGACGAATTCCTGGACGACCAGATTTCTTGA
- a CDS encoding NUDIX hydrolase yields the protein MTRVDYYNDPNAPKANSIAVAVSAFIQDDEDRILMIRRTDNDLYSIPGGQLELGETLAEAAVREVREETGIECQVTEVIGVYSNPKHVIAYDDGEVRQEFSICFRAQATGGTETTSSESKEVLWIPIHRVFEMKVHPSILIRIEHATTKGEKTYFS from the coding sequence ATGACCCGCGTCGACTACTACAACGACCCGAACGCCCCCAAAGCCAACAGCATCGCAGTAGCAGTGTCCGCGTTCATCCAGGACGACGAAGATCGCATCCTCATGATCAGGCGCACGGACAACGACCTGTACTCGATCCCGGGCGGCCAACTGGAACTCGGCGAGACCCTGGCCGAAGCAGCGGTCCGAGAGGTTCGCGAGGAGACCGGCATAGAATGCCAGGTAACTGAGGTGATCGGCGTGTATTCCAACCCTAAACACGTGATCGCCTACGACGATGGCGAGGTACGCCAGGAGTTCTCCATCTGCTTCCGAGCTCAGGCGACCGGCGGAACCGAAACTACTAGTAGTGAAAGTAAAGAAGTACTCTGGATCCCCATCCATCGCGTCTTCGAGATGAAGGTTCATCCATCAATTCTAATCAGGATTGAGCATGCCACCACCAAGGGAGAAAAGACTTACTTCTCCTGA
- a CDS encoding DUF5919 domain-containing protein has product MPNERLRDALLRNGLTLEQVAKAVGVDQKTVERWITKNRTPYPKHRHKIAAMARESETYLWPDSVAPERKAETAAAELVQVFPHRNAVPVELWDRLIKEASETVEILVHAALFLVERPRFIKDLTAKAAAGTRIRLAFGDPEGDSVALRGEEEQLGDGTLAARIRNALASYRPLVGVDGAEMRFHNTTLYNSIFRFDDEMIINTHVYGFQGAHAPSLHLRRLSAGDLFETYSESFESVWNLAKPATF; this is encoded by the coding sequence ATGCCGAACGAACGCCTGCGTGACGCGCTACTGCGCAACGGCCTGACGTTGGAGCAGGTCGCCAAGGCCGTCGGGGTCGACCAGAAGACCGTTGAACGCTGGATCACCAAGAACCGGACGCCCTACCCCAAGCACCGGCACAAGATCGCCGCCATGGCGCGCGAGTCAGAGACCTACCTGTGGCCCGACTCCGTCGCCCCGGAGCGCAAGGCCGAGACGGCCGCCGCCGAGCTTGTGCAGGTCTTCCCGCACCGCAACGCCGTCCCCGTCGAGCTGTGGGACCGGCTGATCAAGGAAGCATCGGAGACCGTCGAGATCCTGGTACACGCGGCACTGTTCCTGGTCGAACGCCCACGGTTCATCAAGGACCTGACAGCCAAGGCAGCAGCCGGCACTCGAATCCGGCTCGCGTTCGGAGACCCCGAGGGGGACAGCGTCGCCCTGCGCGGCGAGGAAGAACAACTCGGCGACGGGACGCTCGCAGCGCGCATCCGCAACGCCCTAGCGTCTTACCGGCCGCTGGTCGGCGTCGACGGGGCGGAGATGCGGTTCCACAACACCACGCTCTACAACTCGATCTTCCGCTTCGACGACGAAATGATCATCAACACGCACGTGTACGGGTTCCAGGGAGCCCACGCCCCGTCCCTCCACCTGCGGAGACTCTCCGCCGGGGACCTCTTCGAGACCTACTCAGAGAGCTTCGAGTCAGTCTGGAACCTCGCCAAGCCAGCCACCTTCTAG
- a CDS encoding AMED_5909 family protein: MTVRRGEPKTLRDAHEVVMDRRPPNDANPSVWLAFRLGNARLYKAIADVDRGHHHEALYWAGYEERKAGEISAELQAGGTPAD, encoded by the coding sequence GTGACCGTGCGCAGGGGTGAGCCGAAGACGCTGCGGGACGCCCACGAGGTCGTGATGGACCGCCGGCCACCCAACGACGCCAACCCGTCGGTCTGGCTGGCGTTCCGCCTCGGCAACGCGCGGCTGTACAAGGCGATCGCGGACGTCGACCGGGGTCACCACCACGAAGCGCTGTACTGGGCCGGATACGAGGAACGGAAGGCGGGTGAGATCTCGGCGGAACTCCAGGCGGGAGGGACGCCTGCTGATTAG